A region from the Drosophila ananassae strain 14024-0371.13 chromosome 2L, ASM1763931v2, whole genome shotgun sequence genome encodes:
- the LOC6499540 gene encoding protein tincar isoform X1, with translation MGGKHHGAGSSSGSGGGGGGGGSLNSSLCTSVMTNATSGSSSLTQQQQQLQAKYIKSKRHQSRYTSLQHSGHDSSSYLHLNSLWSIWYGVLLTLFQGYLAMHGAYRFLGCSLIPWKIEPVAELNLQIVLSGVVFILLPVFFTSAVFKVGNLANDGIKLATGARERRCTLSPQDGLEEESRGGTLRALWTHGGPTAAFVHILIALCLLLPRLLLEARIIENGLLPKEQIWATELDFVVINRRNLMALSVVGPTPHLKNQQHSLSGRLNLTTNSLEQDEEDYYNDTMFTAVRGPGTGLVGGNNNLFDLRLDKETGRKAAKTTATTRTTSVTKLDAGKGQYFEVPDLINQDIDEEERQELEEARRAEEEDDNENEDGDRDVDEEGSVIMPDFDKLPSRTTIGAGTTTTTVAAEASNKLNVENWQKLGTLGKQTTITSSTTTPSTTRTTSTTTTTTTTTAAPTTRRSTTTTTLQPIMMTTSRLPHHHHGKTRKHHKHHSKPKQQQPRRHHVASHEQAILESFPEEETTTRDSSIHRVRPEFLPEIPIPSTPVSASNSKIIAIKPKNQKRRISKRAAGVEIEPEYLLGDATINSSEFVAKSNEDEPEETEDFEMEEGDFQAVPALTPSPGASAPGKGSGQDYVRLDGFAGMLQLFFGIDKPIDVAIFSQPPSAEFVNLLCALLVWSVRYPAVFWNTSKAFACIFSLQMIVAALDIILGYVGVSNLYKLQIYAEAMPVHQPGLILNAVVTLALYLLSTALVVASSMVMYLYGHGRLATRMRDRSIITLKSNQTWIYFAHCASLCFVLALAVVKAPLLNDLSATYKNNLHCPTFLAALVGVTHLLLWIVIWLCLTIKRRWHFKLPPLDSSYGGLLGKASAQPLLMSSGQRTGSNSSSSGCNSTSTTVNGADSKPDMMSTATSTDIGMGMVTGGNGGGCVGAGSGMGLAAQEDIYWPKLTPSSPKLKVTFNEVTSTSDDVLLIGDQEQTDGKRHTSRGASICFASVAGEIDDGEYATLRAATAGAVVGITMGSMKSGVSTTSVGVSLLHLSEYDELPPPPQPANQQQRQPHQFAHGHPHDYANLSGLGGISDDNISEEGKLLACVRDDSITYASTRDLEPPQPAAQAAPPPPPPLPMKGAPIPQPPAVLPHPGVFGRAPQAMPEMMQLSPEHQHKPLQPSQQHPLQQQHQHILQTPPHLLQQQSNPQQHQHLVSPLAPVTVAVHTNEAHIASSSTPRCLRRADSGVPNEALTPRSDTTSTTESTITTSPPERAPSESSSGVHSGEERELDVIIRPRANGKPPPRPPQPPIQEEPYGRCTNMRMSSFNSDPSSGSSGSSASVATVINSATLPLQRTVPEQKFDYTAHCSTMPLPVGCHSQQLAGSGGGYASTSAMTSSMGGGMPPLPPSQLSSFKTPSMHYANAAVAMGGQQQQPHTTLPNGVRYSNPHFLRRLPHVTKAAESPYGHLGYGAGHHAFAKLPHETHPTIPEDRDSANYSMASDQDCGLYVTAQLH, from the exons ATGGGAGGAAAGCATCACGGGGCTGGTTCTAGCTCCGGATCCGGTGGGGGTGGAGGTGGCGGCGGGAGCCTCAACTCCAGCCTGTGCACCTCGGTGATGACGAACGCCACCTCCGGGAGCAGCAGTCTcactcagcagcagcagcagctccaagcGAAGTATATCAAGTCAAAGCGTCACCAAAGCCGCTACACTAGCCTCCAGCATTCGGGCCACGATTCCAGCAGCTATCTGCACTTGAACTCCCTCTGGTCCATCTGGTATGGGGTGTTACTCACCCTTTTCCAGGGCTATCTGGCCATGCACGGTGCCTACAGGTTCTTGG GATGCTCTCTGATACCCTGGAAAATCGAACCTGTGGCTGAGCTGAATCTGCAGATAGTACTGTCTGGAGTGGTCTTTATTCTGCTGCCGGTCTTTTTCACTTCGGCCGTATTTAAG GTTGGCAACTTGGCGAACGACGGCATAAAACTGGCCACCGGTGCCAGGGAACGACGCTGCACCCTCTCCCCCCAGGATGGCCTCGAGGAGGAGTCGCGCGGCGGAACCCTGCGGGCCCTTTGGACCCACGGAGGACCCACTGCAGCCTTCGTCCACATCCTGATTGCACTGTGCTTGCTGCTGCCGCGATTGCTGCTCGAGGCTCGCATCATTGAGAACGGATTGCTGCCAAAAG AGCAAATTTGGGCCACTGAGCTGGACTTTGTTGTGATCAATCGACGCAATTTGATGGCCCTATCGGTGGTGGGGCCCACTCCACATTTGAAGAACCAACAGCACTCGCTTTCCGGCAGACTGAATCTAACCACAAACAGTTTGGAACAGGACGAGGAGGACTACTACAACGACACCATGTTCACGGCCGTCCGAGGACCCGGGACCGGGCTGGTGGGGGGCAATAACAATTTGTTCGACCTGCGGCTCGATAAGGAAACTGGCAGGAAGGCGGCCAAGACAACGGCTACGACGAGGACAACAAGCGTTACCAAGTTGGATGCTGGCAAGGGCCAATACTTTGAAGTGCCCGATTTAATTAATCAAGATATTGACGAGGAAGAGCGCCAGGAGCTAGAGGAGGCGAGACGGGCCGAGGAAGAGGACGACAATGAGAATGAGGATGGGGATAGAGATGTCGATGAAGAGGGATCCGTCATCATGCCCGACTTCGATAAGTTGCCGTCACGAACCACAATTGGAGCAGgcaccactaccaccaccGTAGCTGCCGAAGCATCTAACAAGTTAAATGTGGAAAATTGGCAGAAATTGGGAACCCTGGGGAAGCAAACCACAATAACCAGTAGCACTACAACACCGTCAACCACTAGAACCACatcgacaacaacaacaaccaccaccaccactgctGCACCGACAACTCGCAGGAGCACCACAACTACCACGCTTCAACCAATTATGATGACAACCAGTCGGCTGCCGCACCACCATCATGGAAAAACCCGCAAGCACCACAAACACCACAGCAAGCcaaagcaacagcaaccacGACGTCACCATGTTGCCTCCCACGAGCAGGCGATCCTCGAGAGCTTCCCGGAGGAGGAGACCACCACCCGAGACAGTAGCATTCACAGAGTCCGTCCTGAATTTCTACCAGAGATCCCGATTCCTTCGACGCCTGTTTCCGCCTCAAACTCTAAAATAATTGCCATTAAGCCAAAGAACCAAAAACGACGAATCTCCAAACGCGCAGCGGGAGTCGAAATCGAGCCGGAATATTTACTGGGTGATGCCACCATCAATTCCAGTGAATTTGTGGCGAAATCCAATGAGGATGAGCCCGAGGAAACTGAGGATTTCGAAATGGAGGAGGGCGATTTCCAGGCAGTGCCAGCTCTTACTCCTTCTCCTGGAGCTTCAGCGCCCGGCAAAGGATCTGGCCAGGATTACGTTCGCTTGGATGGTTTCGCGGGCATGCTGCAACTCTTCTTTGGCATAGACAAGCCTATTGACGTGGCCATTTTCTCCCAGCCGCCAAGTGCCGAGTTTGTGAACCTACTGTGCGCTCTTTTGGTCTGGTCGGTACGGTATCCGGCCGTGTTTTGGAACACTTCCAAGGCCTTTGCCTGCATCTTCAGCCTTCAGATGATTGTGGCCGCTTTGGATATTATTCTGGGCTACGTGGGTGTCTCCAACCTGTACAAGCTGCAAATCTACGCCGAGGCCATGCCAGTCCATCAGCCCGGACTCATCCTGAATGCGGTGGTCACTCTGGCACTGTACCTCCTGTCCACTGCCTTGGTGGTGGCCTCCTCGATGGTTATGTACTTGTATGGGCATGGAAGACTGGCCACTCGAATGCGGGACCGCTCGATCATTACGCTGAAGAGCAACCAGACCTGGATCTACTTCGCCCACTGTGCCTCCTTGTGCTTCGTCCTTGCTCTGGCGGTGGTTAAGGCTCCGCTTCTTAACGATCTGAGTGCTACCTATAAGAATAACCTACACTGTCCCACCTTTTTGGCAG CTCTCGTAGGAGTGACCCACCTGCTGCTGTGGATTGTCATCTGGCTGTGCTTGACCATAAAACGGCGCTGGCACTTCAAGCTGCCGCCTCTGGATAGCTCCTACGGCGGACTGTTGGGCAAGGCGAGTGCCCAACCGCTTCTGATGTCCAGTGGCCAGAGGACCGGCAGCAACTCGAGCAGCAGTGGCTGCAACTCCACTAGCACCACCGTTAATGGGGCAGACTCTAAGCCGGACATGATGAGCACGGCCACCAGCACGGATATCGGAATGGGAATGGTTACCGGCGGGAACGGGGGCGGGTGTGTAGGAGCTGGCTCCGGTATGGGCCTGGCCGCCCAGGAGGACATCTACTGGCCGAAGCTGACGCCCAGCTCACCCAAGCTGAAGGTCACCTTCAACGAAGTTACGAGTACGTCTGATGATGTCCTACTAATTGGTGACCAAGAACAAACTGATGGCAAGCG CCATACGAGCCGTGGAGCCTCGATATGTTTTGCCAGTGTTGCGGGGGAAATTGACGACGGCGAGTACGCGACACTAAGGGCAGCCACTGCCGGGGCCGTTGTGGGCATCACCATGGGCAGCATGAAGAGCGGGGTCAGCACCACATCGGTGGGGGTCAGTCTGCTCCACCTCTCGGAGTACGACGAACTTCCACCGCCACCGCAGCCTGCCAACCAGCAACAGCGGCAGCCTCACCAATTTGCCCATGGACATCCCCACGACTACGCGAACCTCAGCGGATTGGGCGGGATCAGTGACGACAACATTTCCGAGGAGGGGAAGCTGCTGGCTTGCGTGCGTGACGACAGCATTACATACGCCTCCACCAGAGATCTGGAGCCCCCACAGCCGGCAGCTCAGgctgcaccaccaccacctccgccGTTGCCCATGAAGGGAGCGCCCATCCCCCAGCCGCCGGCGGTGCTGCCACATCCCGGGGTCTTCGGACGAGCTCCCCAAGCCATGCCCGAGATGATGCAGCTCTCACCGGAACACCAGCACAAGCCACTTCAGCCCTCGCAGCAGCATCCTCtccagcaacagcaccagcatATACTTCAGACTCCGCCgcatctcctccagcagcaaaGCAATccgcagcagcatcagcatctAGTCAGCCCTTTGGCTCCTGTCACGGTCGCAGTTCACACCAACGAAGCGCAT ATCGCCTCCAGTTCCACACCCCGCTGCCTGCGTCGCGCCGATTCCGGCGTTCCCAACGAGGCGCTGACACCCCGCAGCGACACCACCTCCACCACCGAGAGCACCATAACCACATCACCGCCGGAGCGCGCCCCGTCCGAGTCCTCCAGCGGCGTTCATTCAGGAGAGGAGCGTGAACTGGATGTGATCATCAGGCCGCGGGCCAATGGAAAGCCACCTCCACGTCCTCCACAGCCTCCGATTCAGGAGGAGCCGTATGGCCGGTGCACTAACATGCGCATGTCCAGCTTCAATTCGGATCCCTCATCAGGATCCTCCGGATCCAGTGCATCCGTGGCGACGGTCATCAACAGTGCCACACTGCCGTTGCAGCGGACAGTGCCCGAGCAGAAATTCGATTATACGGCCCATTGCAGCACAATGCCGCTGCCGGTGGGCTGCCACAGCCAGCAGCTTGCCGGGAGCGGTGGCGGCTACGCCTCCACCTCGGCCATGACCAGTTCCATGGGTGGCGGCATGCCTCCTCTACCGCCATCGCAGCTGTCCAGCTTTAAGACACCCAGCATGCACTATGCCAATGCCGCTGTCGCCATGGGTGgtcagcagcaacaaccacaCACCACATTGCCGAACGGAGTGCGGTACTCGAATCCGCACTTTCTCCGCCGTCTGCCGCATGTGACTAAGGCGGCCGAGTCGCCGTACGGACACCTGGGCTACGGGGCCGGACACCACGCCTTCGCCAAGCTGCCGCACGAGACGCACCCGACGATTCCGGAGGACCGCGACTCGGCCAACTACTCGATGGCCTCCGACCAGGACTGCGGACTTTATGTGACGGCCCAACTGCACTAG
- the LOC6499540 gene encoding protein tincar isoform X2, protein MGGKHHGAGSSSGSGGGGGGGGSLNSSLCTSVMTNATSGSSSLTQQQQQLQAKYIKSKRHQSRYTSLQHSGHDSSSYLHLNSLWSIWYGVLLTLFQGYLAMHGAYRFLGCSLIPWKIEPVAELNLQIVLSGVVFILLPVFFTSAVFKVGNLANDGIKLATGARERRCTLSPQDGLEEESRGGTLRALWTHGGPTAAFVHILIALCLLLPRLLLEARIIENGLLPKEQIWATELDFVVINRRNLMALSVVGPTPHLKNQQHSLSGRLNLTTNSLEQDEEDYYNDTMFTAVRGPGTGLVGGNNNLFDLRLDKETGRKAAKTTATTRTTSVTKLDAGKGQYFEVPDLINQDIDEEERQELEEARRAEEEDDNENEDGDRDVDEEGSVIMPDFDKLPSRTTIGAGTTTTTVAAEASNKLNVENWQKLGTLGKQTTITSSTTTPSTTRTTSTTTTTTTTTAAPTTRRSTTTTTLQPIMMTTSRLPHHHHGKTRKHHKHHSKPKQQQPRRHHVASHEQAILESFPEEETTTRDSSIHRVRPEFLPEIPIPSTPVSASNSKIIAIKPKNQKRRISKRAAGVEIEPEYLLGDATINSSEFVAKSNEDEPEETEDFEMEEGDFQAVPALTPSPGASAPGKGSGQDYVRLDGFAGMLQLFFGIDKPIDVAIFSQPPSAEFVNLLCALLVWSVRYPAVFWNTSKAFACIFSLQMIVAALDIILGYVGVSNLYKLQIYAEAMPVHQPGLILNAVVTLALYLLSTALVVASSMVMYLYGHGRLATRMRDRSIITLKSNQTWIYFAHCASLCFVLALAVVKAPLLNDLSATYKNNLHCPTFLAALVGVTHLLLWIVIWLCLTIKRRWHFKLPPLDSSYGGLLGKASAQPLLMSSGQRTGSNSSSSGCNSTSTTVNGADSKPDMMSTATSTDIGMGMVTGGNGGGCVGAGSGMGLAAQEDIYWPKLTPSSPKLKVTFNEVTTIRAVEPRYVLPVLRGKLTTASTRH, encoded by the exons ATGGGAGGAAAGCATCACGGGGCTGGTTCTAGCTCCGGATCCGGTGGGGGTGGAGGTGGCGGCGGGAGCCTCAACTCCAGCCTGTGCACCTCGGTGATGACGAACGCCACCTCCGGGAGCAGCAGTCTcactcagcagcagcagcagctccaagcGAAGTATATCAAGTCAAAGCGTCACCAAAGCCGCTACACTAGCCTCCAGCATTCGGGCCACGATTCCAGCAGCTATCTGCACTTGAACTCCCTCTGGTCCATCTGGTATGGGGTGTTACTCACCCTTTTCCAGGGCTATCTGGCCATGCACGGTGCCTACAGGTTCTTGG GATGCTCTCTGATACCCTGGAAAATCGAACCTGTGGCTGAGCTGAATCTGCAGATAGTACTGTCTGGAGTGGTCTTTATTCTGCTGCCGGTCTTTTTCACTTCGGCCGTATTTAAG GTTGGCAACTTGGCGAACGACGGCATAAAACTGGCCACCGGTGCCAGGGAACGACGCTGCACCCTCTCCCCCCAGGATGGCCTCGAGGAGGAGTCGCGCGGCGGAACCCTGCGGGCCCTTTGGACCCACGGAGGACCCACTGCAGCCTTCGTCCACATCCTGATTGCACTGTGCTTGCTGCTGCCGCGATTGCTGCTCGAGGCTCGCATCATTGAGAACGGATTGCTGCCAAAAG AGCAAATTTGGGCCACTGAGCTGGACTTTGTTGTGATCAATCGACGCAATTTGATGGCCCTATCGGTGGTGGGGCCCACTCCACATTTGAAGAACCAACAGCACTCGCTTTCCGGCAGACTGAATCTAACCACAAACAGTTTGGAACAGGACGAGGAGGACTACTACAACGACACCATGTTCACGGCCGTCCGAGGACCCGGGACCGGGCTGGTGGGGGGCAATAACAATTTGTTCGACCTGCGGCTCGATAAGGAAACTGGCAGGAAGGCGGCCAAGACAACGGCTACGACGAGGACAACAAGCGTTACCAAGTTGGATGCTGGCAAGGGCCAATACTTTGAAGTGCCCGATTTAATTAATCAAGATATTGACGAGGAAGAGCGCCAGGAGCTAGAGGAGGCGAGACGGGCCGAGGAAGAGGACGACAATGAGAATGAGGATGGGGATAGAGATGTCGATGAAGAGGGATCCGTCATCATGCCCGACTTCGATAAGTTGCCGTCACGAACCACAATTGGAGCAGgcaccactaccaccaccGTAGCTGCCGAAGCATCTAACAAGTTAAATGTGGAAAATTGGCAGAAATTGGGAACCCTGGGGAAGCAAACCACAATAACCAGTAGCACTACAACACCGTCAACCACTAGAACCACatcgacaacaacaacaaccaccaccaccactgctGCACCGACAACTCGCAGGAGCACCACAACTACCACGCTTCAACCAATTATGATGACAACCAGTCGGCTGCCGCACCACCATCATGGAAAAACCCGCAAGCACCACAAACACCACAGCAAGCcaaagcaacagcaaccacGACGTCACCATGTTGCCTCCCACGAGCAGGCGATCCTCGAGAGCTTCCCGGAGGAGGAGACCACCACCCGAGACAGTAGCATTCACAGAGTCCGTCCTGAATTTCTACCAGAGATCCCGATTCCTTCGACGCCTGTTTCCGCCTCAAACTCTAAAATAATTGCCATTAAGCCAAAGAACCAAAAACGACGAATCTCCAAACGCGCAGCGGGAGTCGAAATCGAGCCGGAATATTTACTGGGTGATGCCACCATCAATTCCAGTGAATTTGTGGCGAAATCCAATGAGGATGAGCCCGAGGAAACTGAGGATTTCGAAATGGAGGAGGGCGATTTCCAGGCAGTGCCAGCTCTTACTCCTTCTCCTGGAGCTTCAGCGCCCGGCAAAGGATCTGGCCAGGATTACGTTCGCTTGGATGGTTTCGCGGGCATGCTGCAACTCTTCTTTGGCATAGACAAGCCTATTGACGTGGCCATTTTCTCCCAGCCGCCAAGTGCCGAGTTTGTGAACCTACTGTGCGCTCTTTTGGTCTGGTCGGTACGGTATCCGGCCGTGTTTTGGAACACTTCCAAGGCCTTTGCCTGCATCTTCAGCCTTCAGATGATTGTGGCCGCTTTGGATATTATTCTGGGCTACGTGGGTGTCTCCAACCTGTACAAGCTGCAAATCTACGCCGAGGCCATGCCAGTCCATCAGCCCGGACTCATCCTGAATGCGGTGGTCACTCTGGCACTGTACCTCCTGTCCACTGCCTTGGTGGTGGCCTCCTCGATGGTTATGTACTTGTATGGGCATGGAAGACTGGCCACTCGAATGCGGGACCGCTCGATCATTACGCTGAAGAGCAACCAGACCTGGATCTACTTCGCCCACTGTGCCTCCTTGTGCTTCGTCCTTGCTCTGGCGGTGGTTAAGGCTCCGCTTCTTAACGATCTGAGTGCTACCTATAAGAATAACCTACACTGTCCCACCTTTTTGGCAG CTCTCGTAGGAGTGACCCACCTGCTGCTGTGGATTGTCATCTGGCTGTGCTTGACCATAAAACGGCGCTGGCACTTCAAGCTGCCGCCTCTGGATAGCTCCTACGGCGGACTGTTGGGCAAGGCGAGTGCCCAACCGCTTCTGATGTCCAGTGGCCAGAGGACCGGCAGCAACTCGAGCAGCAGTGGCTGCAACTCCACTAGCACCACCGTTAATGGGGCAGACTCTAAGCCGGACATGATGAGCACGGCCACCAGCACGGATATCGGAATGGGAATGGTTACCGGCGGGAACGGGGGCGGGTGTGTAGGAGCTGGCTCCGGTATGGGCCTGGCCGCCCAGGAGGACATCTACTGGCCGAAGCTGACGCCCAGCTCACCCAAGCTGAAGGTCACCTTCAACGAAGTTACGA CCATACGAGCCGTGGAGCCTCGATATGTTTTGCCAGTGTTGCGGGGGAAATTGACGACGGCGAGTACGCGACACTAA